The Paenibacillus beijingensis nucleotide sequence TCTGCCGTGGAAGTTTACGTTGGAGCGGGTGCTCAGGTGCGCTTTGCTTCCATTCATCATATGAACGATTCCGTCGTCGATATGACGATCCGCAAAGCGGTTGTGGAAAACGACGGCCGCATAGAATGGATTATCGGCGACCTGCACGACGGCAACACGCTCTCAGATACGATTTCCCTGCTCAAGGGCAACGGCTCCTCATCCGACGCGAAGGTGATCAGCATCGGCGCAGGCGCGCAAAAGATGAGCCTGACGACGCAGGCGGTTCACGTCGGTCGCAGCTCCGAGAGCGCAATGGTGACCCGCGCGGTTATGCGTGATGAAGCGACGGCGATCATTAACGGTGTAACCAAAATTGAAAAGGGCGCTACTAAAGCGAACGGAGAGCAAACGGAAAAAGTGATGATGCTCAGTCCTAAAGCGCGCGGCGATGCGAACCCGATCCTGCTCATTGACGAGGACGACGTAAAAGCGGGCCATGCGGCCAGCGTCGGCCAAGTCAATCCTGAACAGGTGTACTACCTGATGTCGCGCGGTATTTCCAAATCGGACGCAGAGCGCCTTATCATTTACGGATTTCTTGCTCCGGTCGTATCGGCCATTCCGCTTGACTCCGTTCGCGAGCAGCTTCAGCGCCTGCTCGAAAGGAAGCTGGAAGCATGAACATTCAAGGAATCAGGGAACAATTCCCCATCCTTCATCAAGAAATAAACGGGCATCCGCTCGTATATCTCGACAGCGCGGCGACTTCGCAGAAGCCGCGTTCCGTCATTGAGGCCGTCAAACGCTATTATGAGCTTGACAATGCCAACGTGCACCGCGGCGTACACACGCTCGGCTCCCGGGCGACGGACGCTTACGAAGGCGCCCGCGCGCGGGTGGCCGAATTTCTGAACGCTGCAGGTCCGGAGCAGATTGTGTTCACCCGCGGCACGACAGGCGCCCTCAATCTGGTCGCTTCCAGCTATGCGCCATCCGTGCTGCAGGAAGGCGACGAAATCGTCATCACGCCGATGGAGCATCACAGCAATCTCATCCCGTGGCAGCAGGCTGCGCGCCGCAGCGGCGCCGTTCTGAAATATATCCCGCTGCAGCCGGACGGCACCATCTCGCTTGAAGATGTGGAACGGACGGTAACGGATAAAACGAAGATCGTTTCCGTCACTTACGTCTCCAACGTGCTCGGCACAATCAACCCGGTTAAGGAAATTGCGGCAATCGCTCACCGTAGCGGCGCCGTGATCGTCGTGGACGGCGCGCAGAGCACGCCTCATATGCGAATCGACGTTCAGGATCTGGATCTCGACTTTTACGCGCTGTCGGGCCACAAAATGTGCGGACCGACCGGCATCGGCGCCCTGTACGGCCGTAAATCGCTGCTTGAAGCGATGGAGCCGGTGGAGTTCGGCGGCGAAATGATCGACCATGTCGACTTGTACGAATCGACGTGGAAGGAAATTCCGTGGCGCTTCGAAGGCGGCACCCCGATTATTGCCGGCGCGGTAGGGCTTGCGGCGGCGATCGATTTCTTGGAAGAAATCGGGCTCGATACGATCGACGCCCACGAACGGCAGCTGGCTTCGTACGCATATGACAAGCTGTCTGCGATCGACGGGCTGACCATTTACGGTCCGAAGCAAAACCGGGTCGGACTCGTGACGTTTAATCTCGACGATATTCACCCCCACGATGTGGCAACCGTGCTGGATTCCGAAGGGGTGGCGGTAAGGGCGGGCCATCACTGCTGCCAGCCGCTGATGCGCTGGCTGGATGTGACGGCTACCGCTAGGGCAAGCTTTTATTTATACAACACCGAAGAAGACGTGGACCGGCTTGCGGCCTCGCTTCTGAAGACAAAGGAGTTCTTCGGACATGCAATTGGATGATTTGTACCGCCGTGTCATTATGGATCACTACAAAAATCCGCGCAACCGTGGTACGATGGACGAAGAAGCCGTTACGATCAATTTGAACAATCCGACGTGCGGCGATCGCATTTCCTTGCAGCTGGAGCTTGAAGAAGGCAAAGTGAAACAAGCGAAATTTACCGGCGAAGGCTGTTCGATCAGCATGTCCTCCGCATCGATGATGACGGAAGCCGTGAAAGGGAAGACGCTGGAGCAGGCTTACGGGCTTGCCGACAAATTTTCTTCCCTGATGAAGGGCGAGCCGGTCGAGTTTGAAGAATACGAAGATATTGAAGCCTTGTCGGGCGTGAATAAATTTCCCGCGCGCATCAAGTGCGCCACACTGGCATGGAACGCGCTGCGCAAAGGCGTGGAATCTCAGCAAAAGGACTAAGGTTACGTCTAGCGTCGGCGGCTTGATTATGCGCAAGTAATCATAAAACAAAGGAGCGTGATTTCAGATGGCCAAAAAAATGCCGGAAATGGAAGAGTACAAATACGGTTTTCGCGATGAGCATAAAGCGGTATTTCAAAGCGGCAAAGGTCTGACTCCGGAAATCGTGCGCACCATTTCGGAAATGAAGAACGAGCCGGAATGGATGCTGGATTTCCGTTTGAAATCGCTGGAGCAATTTAATAAGATGGCGATGCCGCGTTGGGGCGGCGATCTTGACGAGCTTGATTTCAACGATATCCAGTACTACGTGAAGCCTTCCGAGAAACAGGGCAAGACGTGGGAAGAAGTACCGGCTGAAATTAAGGAAACGTTCGACAAGCTCGGCATTCCGGAAGCGGAGCAAAAGTTTCTTGCCGGCGTATCGGCTCAATATGAGTCGGAGGTCGTTTACCACAGCATGCAGGAAGATCTCGAGAAGCAGGGCGTTATCTTTATGGATACCGATACGGCGCTGCGCGAGCATCCGGAAATTTTCAAAGAGCATTTCGGCACCGTCATTCCTCCGGCTGACAATAAGTTCGCTGCGCTGAACAGTGCGGTATGGTCGGGCGGCAGCTTTATTTATGTACCGAAAGGCGTGAAATGCGAAGTTCCGCTGCAGGCATACTTCCGCATTAACTCGGAAAATATGGGCCAGTTCGAAAGAACGCTCATCATCGCCGACGAAGACAGCTTCGTCCATTACGTGGAAGGCTGTACGGCTCCGATTTACAGCACCAATTCCCTGCACAGCGCAGTGGTTGAAATCATCGTGAAGAAAAATGCCCGCGTCCGTTACACGACGATCCAAAACTGGGCGCCGAACATTTACAACCTCGTTACGAAACGCGCGGTTGCCGATGAGAACGCGACGATGGAGTGGGTTGACGGCAACATCGGCTCCAAGCTGACGATGAAATACCCGGCTGTCGTACTGAGAGGCCGCGGAGCGAAAGGTATGGTTCTTTCGATCGCCGTTGCGGGCAAAGGGCAGCATCAGGATGCCGGCGCGAAGATGATTCACCTGGCTCCGGATACGACGTCGACGATCGTCTCCAAATCGATCAGCAAGCACGGCGGTAAAGTAACGTACCGCGGTCTGGCATCGTTCGGACGTAAAGCGGAAGGCGCAAAAGCGAACATTAAGTGCGACACGCTTATTCTGGACAATGAGTCCACGTCGGATACGATTCCGTACAACGAAATCATGAATGACAACATTACGCTGGAGCATGAAGCGACCGTCTCCAAAGTGTCCGAGGATCAGCTGTTCTACCTGATGAGCCGCGGACTGACGGAAGCCGAAGCGACCCAGATGATCGTTATGGGCTTCATCGAGCCGTTTACGAAAGAGCTGCCGATGGAGTACGCGGTCGAAATGAACCGTCTGATCAAGTTCGAAATGGAAGGCTCGATCGGTTAAGCTTAAGCGGCTTTATTGCAGCATATCTGCCTTTGGCGGCGTGCTTATACGCCACCTTTACAAATGTGTGTCCGGTTTTCCCGGGCACGCATTTTTTTTATTGCGCCCAGTTCAAGCAGATGATCCATGGATGAATGCCACGGTATTAGCCGGCAGTCGTCATACTGTACAACAAATGATTTTTCTCTGCTCGGTCTCAAAATACGCGCTTGTACCTACCGGCCTCTGCCGCTCAGACATATAAATGATAAAAAGTTCATATCGCAATCGGGAGATAAGCATCACGCTTCAATGCGTGTACCGCTCATCCTTTCGCCGCAGAAGATTTGCTCGCAAAAGATGCAGACAGGTTATCAGAAATTTTACAAAATACCCGGATTATGGAGGAGACATTGTGGAGCTATATCGTGTTGAGCCGTGGG carries:
- the sufB gene encoding Fe-S cluster assembly protein SufB translates to MAKKMPEMEEYKYGFRDEHKAVFQSGKGLTPEIVRTISEMKNEPEWMLDFRLKSLEQFNKMAMPRWGGDLDELDFNDIQYYVKPSEKQGKTWEEVPAEIKETFDKLGIPEAEQKFLAGVSAQYESEVVYHSMQEDLEKQGVIFMDTDTALREHPEIFKEHFGTVIPPADNKFAALNSAVWSGGSFIYVPKGVKCEVPLQAYFRINSENMGQFERTLIIADEDSFVHYVEGCTAPIYSTNSLHSAVVEIIVKKNARVRYTTIQNWAPNIYNLVTKRAVADENATMEWVDGNIGSKLTMKYPAVVLRGRGAKGMVLSIAVAGKGQHQDAGAKMIHLAPDTTSTIVSKSISKHGGKVTYRGLASFGRKAEGAKANIKCDTLILDNESTSDTIPYNEIMNDNITLEHEATVSKVSEDQLFYLMSRGLTEAEATQMIVMGFIEPFTKELPMEYAVEMNRLIKFEMEGSIG
- the sufU gene encoding Fe-S cluster assembly sulfur transfer protein SufU, whose product is MQLDDLYRRVIMDHYKNPRNRGTMDEEAVTINLNNPTCGDRISLQLELEEGKVKQAKFTGEGCSISMSSASMMTEAVKGKTLEQAYGLADKFSSLMKGEPVEFEEYEDIEALSGVNKFPARIKCATLAWNALRKGVESQQKD
- the sufD gene encoding Fe-S cluster assembly protein SufD, coding for MSIQLTNPVNRTFAEQLSASKGEPAWLTALRGEAAEAAESLEWPKPEKTRIDRWNLTAFGQYKKPEALSSTAELPASVQALLPQDGAAPLHVQRGSGAAFTRISEELKGKGVIFTDLESAARDHADLVQKYLFQALRKDENKLNALHAALWNGGVFVYVPKNVEVDIPLQAIYYNDDEEASFAPHIVVVAERGSSVTYVDYVVTTESSGQTPLVHHSAVEVYVGAGAQVRFASIHHMNDSVVDMTIRKAVVENDGRIEWIIGDLHDGNTLSDTISLLKGNGSSSDAKVISIGAGAQKMSLTTQAVHVGRSSESAMVTRAVMRDEATAIINGVTKIEKGATKANGEQTEKVMMLSPKARGDANPILLIDEDDVKAGHAASVGQVNPEQVYYLMSRGISKSDAERLIIYGFLAPVVSAIPLDSVREQLQRLLERKLEA
- a CDS encoding cysteine desulfurase — encoded protein: MNIQGIREQFPILHQEINGHPLVYLDSAATSQKPRSVIEAVKRYYELDNANVHRGVHTLGSRATDAYEGARARVAEFLNAAGPEQIVFTRGTTGALNLVASSYAPSVLQEGDEIVITPMEHHSNLIPWQQAARRSGAVLKYIPLQPDGTISLEDVERTVTDKTKIVSVTYVSNVLGTINPVKEIAAIAHRSGAVIVVDGAQSTPHMRIDVQDLDLDFYALSGHKMCGPTGIGALYGRKSLLEAMEPVEFGGEMIDHVDLYESTWKEIPWRFEGGTPIIAGAVGLAAAIDFLEEIGLDTIDAHERQLASYAYDKLSAIDGLTIYGPKQNRVGLVTFNLDDIHPHDVATVLDSEGVAVRAGHHCCQPLMRWLDVTATARASFYLYNTEEDVDRLAASLLKTKEFFGHAIG